In the Panthera uncia isolate 11264 chromosome D2, Puncia_PCG_1.0, whole genome shotgun sequence genome, one interval contains:
- the CLRN3 gene encoding clarin-3 — protein MPTKKKTLMFLSSFFTSFGSFIVVCSMLGTQEWVSSQIAISDSSSNGSLVITYGLFQGKSHQEFSHGLEESQKGFEVLEKLNNSSRRTLHLVAVLLLVLSLCTSLLSSGFTLYNSISNPYQTFLGPVGVYTWSGLAALFVFLTMILFVANTQSNHLSEELAQMLYPLYPTTTYRGTTHSYGYSFWLTLLVILLSVVTVVIIVFYQKARHQRKQEQRKPMEYAPRDGILF, from the exons ATGCCTACGAAGAAGAAAACACTGATGTTTTTATCCAGCTTCTTTACAAGCTTCGGGTCATTCATCGTAGTCTGCTCCATGCTTGGGACTCAAGAATGGGTCAGCAGTCAAATTGCCATCAGTGACTCGTCTTCAAACGGTAGTCTTGTTATCACCTATGGACTTTTTCAAGGCAAGAGTCACCAAGAATTCAGTCATGGACTTGAGGAATCACAAAAAGGCTTTGAAG TTCTAGAGAAGTTGAACAATTCTTCCCGAAGAACGCTGCACCTGGTGGCCGTCCTGCTGCTGGTGCTCAGCCTGTGCACGTCGCTGCTGAGTTCCGGGTTCACCTTGTACAACAGCATCAGCAACCCCTACCAGACGTTCCTGGGGCCCGTGGGCGTGTACACCTGGAGCGGCCTTGCTG CGTTGTTCGTTTTCCTGACCATGATACTGTTCGTGGCCAACACACAATCCAATCATCTCTCGGAAGAGCTGGCCCAGATGCTGTACCCGCTGTATCCAACAACCACCTACAGAGGAACGACCCACAGCTACGGTTACTCGTTTTGGCTCACGCTCCTCGTCATTCTTCTAAGTGTTGTCACCGTGGTCATCATCGTTTTCTACCAGAAGGCCAGGCACCAGCGGAAACAGGAGCAGAGAAAGCCAATGGAATACGCTCCCAGAGATGGAATTTTATTCTGA